From Triticum urartu cultivar G1812 chromosome 2, Tu2.1, whole genome shotgun sequence, a single genomic window includes:
- the LOC125534365 gene encoding DNA-directed RNA polymerases IV and V subunit 2-like yields the protein MAEDKVKFRNTGPVHPLTRQPVADRKRSGGVKFGEWSATAYWPTARPPTSTNGPSRHYCRFYRSSENIVRITVPYGAKLLYQGLLSMGMPQVPDGGLLY from the coding sequence ATGGCAGAAGACAAGGTGAAGTTCCGGAACACGGGGCCGGTGCACCCGCTCACGAGGCAGCCGGTCGCGGACCGGAAGAGGTCCGGCGGGGTCAAGTTCGGGGAGTGGAGCGCGACTGCCTACTGGCCCACGGCGCGGCCGCCAACCTCCACGAACGGCCCTTCACGCCACTACTGCAGGTTCTACCGCTCATCGGAGAACATCGTCAGGATCACCGTCCCCTACGGCGCCAAGCTGCTCTACCAGGGGCTGTTAAGCATGGGCATGCCTCAAGTTCCAGACGGAGGTCTGCTATACTGA